In Micromonospora sp. NBC_01813, the following are encoded in one genomic region:
- a CDS encoding response regulator transcription factor: MSAAVDGPEPDDRPPIRVVLVDDQALVRAGFRMVLDYSGDMTVVGEAGDGAEALRLLRTVDTDIVVMDVRMPVLDGVEATRRICAAGPTPRVLVLTTFDTEADAFAALQAGASGFLLKNVPPEELLAAIRVIASGDSVVAPRITRRLLDRFAGQLVATGPATPAVAGLTDREREVLLLIGQGLSNAEIAGRLTVAEATVKTHVGRILAKLGLRDRVQAVVLAYETGLIRPGTAG; the protein is encoded by the coding sequence ATGAGCGCCGCTGTCGACGGCCCCGAACCCGACGACCGCCCCCCGATCCGGGTCGTGCTCGTCGACGACCAGGCGCTGGTCCGGGCCGGCTTCCGGATGGTGCTCGACTACTCCGGCGACATGACCGTGGTCGGTGAGGCCGGTGACGGCGCCGAGGCGCTGCGCCTACTGCGTACCGTCGACACCGACATCGTGGTGATGGACGTCCGGATGCCGGTCCTCGACGGCGTCGAAGCCACCCGGCGGATCTGCGCCGCCGGCCCCACCCCCCGGGTGCTGGTGCTCACCACCTTCGACACCGAAGCCGACGCGTTCGCCGCGTTGCAGGCCGGTGCCAGCGGATTCCTGCTCAAGAACGTCCCGCCGGAGGAGCTGCTCGCCGCGATCCGGGTCATCGCCAGCGGCGACTCGGTCGTCGCGCCCCGGATCACCCGCCGACTGCTGGACCGCTTCGCCGGCCAACTCGTCGCCACCGGCCCGGCGACCCCGGCGGTCGCCGGACTCACCGACCGGGAACGCGAAGTGCTGCTGCTGATCGGCCAAGGTCTGTCCAACGCCGAGATCGCCGGCCGGCTCACCGTCGCCGAGGCCACCGTCAAGACCCACGTCGGGCGGATCCTGGCCAAGCTGGGGCTGCGCGACCGGGTCCAGGCCGTCGTGTTGGCGTACGAGACGGGGTTGATCCGCCCCGGCACGGCCGGCTGA
- a CDS encoding ABC transporter ATP-binding protein, protein MSTITSTRAAATATGLSKVYGKGEAAVTALDGVDIEFAAGRFHAIMGSSGSGKSTLMHCLAGLDRPTAGSVHIGDTEITRLDDRRLTMLRRDRIGFVFQRYNLLPTLTAVENITLPVMIAGGRTDRDWLNQVVAAVGLTDRLNHRPSELSGGQQQRVAVARALITRPAVIFADEPTGNLDSRSGAEVLRLLRDAVDQLGQTVVMVTHDPLAATRADRVTFLADGRRVTDLDRPDVDAILDVMSRLDSTTGHAGLDSITGHARVGG, encoded by the coding sequence ATGTCAACGATCACTTCGACCAGGGCAGCGGCCACCGCGACCGGCCTGTCCAAGGTGTACGGCAAGGGCGAGGCGGCGGTCACCGCGCTCGACGGCGTCGACATCGAGTTCGCCGCCGGCCGGTTCCACGCCATCATGGGCTCCTCCGGCTCCGGCAAGTCGACCCTGATGCACTGCCTCGCCGGCCTGGACCGGCCCACCGCCGGGAGCGTGCACATCGGCGACACCGAGATCACCCGGCTCGACGACCGGCGGCTGACCATGCTGCGGCGCGACCGGATCGGCTTCGTCTTCCAGCGCTACAACCTGCTGCCGACGCTCACCGCCGTGGAGAACATCACCCTGCCGGTGATGATCGCCGGTGGCCGGACCGACCGGGACTGGCTCAACCAGGTGGTGGCCGCGGTCGGGCTCACCGACCGGCTCAACCACCGCCCGTCCGAGCTGTCCGGCGGCCAGCAGCAGCGGGTCGCCGTCGCCCGTGCGCTGATCACCCGACCTGCGGTGATCTTCGCCGACGAGCCGACCGGAAACCTGGATTCGCGCTCCGGCGCCGAGGTGCTGCGGCTGCTGCGCGACGCCGTCGACCAGCTCGGCCAGACCGTGGTGATGGTGACCCACGACCCGCTGGCGGCCACCCGCGCCGACCGGGTCACCTTCCTCGCCGACGGGCGCCGGGTCACCGACCTGGACCGGCCCGACGTCGACGCGATTCTCGACGTGATGTCCCGCCTGGACTCCACCACCGGCCACGCTGGCCTGGACTCCATCACCGGCCACGCCCGCGTGGGTGGGTGA